A genomic window from Pseudomonas alcaligenes includes:
- a CDS encoding lipid A biosynthesis lauroyl acyltransferase yields the protein MDRPQFRASLLHPRFWLLWLGLGLLWLVSQLPYRLLMVLGRALGWLMYHLAGSRRRIAARNLELCFPELSVAERQRMLRENFASIGMSFFEIAISWWWPVARLRRLGRVEGLEHLQQAQAEGQGVILMALHFTTLELGGALLAVRHDMYGMYRAHKNPLFDFIQREGREHRLLGAMERDDVRGMLKQLRAGGVVWYAPDQDYGAQHSIFVPLFGIAAATVTATSKFARLGKARVIPFTQERLADGSGYRVVVHPPLADFPGESEEADCLRLNQWIEAAIRRHPEQYLWAHRRFKTRPEGEPKLYKRGK from the coding sequence ATGGATCGCCCGCAATTTCGAGCCAGCCTGCTGCATCCCCGTTTCTGGCTGTTATGGCTGGGGTTGGGCCTGCTCTGGCTGGTTTCGCAACTGCCGTATCGACTGTTGATGGTGCTGGGGCGTGCGCTCGGCTGGCTGATGTACCACCTGGCTGGTTCGCGCCGGCGTATCGCCGCACGCAACCTCGAGCTGTGCTTCCCCGAACTGTCGGTGGCCGAGCGCCAGCGCATGCTGCGTGAGAACTTCGCCTCGATCGGCATGAGCTTCTTCGAGATCGCCATCAGCTGGTGGTGGCCGGTGGCGCGGCTGCGCAGGCTGGGGCGGGTGGAGGGGCTCGAACACCTGCAGCAGGCCCAGGCCGAAGGCCAGGGCGTGATCCTCATGGCGCTGCACTTCACCACCCTGGAGCTGGGCGGCGCCCTGCTCGCTGTGCGCCATGACATGTACGGCATGTACCGGGCGCACAAGAATCCGCTGTTCGACTTCATCCAGCGCGAGGGACGGGAACATCGTCTGCTGGGCGCCATGGAGCGCGACGACGTGCGCGGCATGCTCAAGCAGCTGCGCGCCGGCGGCGTGGTCTGGTACGCCCCCGACCAGGACTATGGTGCGCAGCACAGCATCTTCGTGCCGCTGTTCGGCATTGCGGCGGCCACCGTCACCGCCACCAGCAAGTTCGCCCGCCTGGGCAAGGCGCGGGTCATCCCCTTTACCCAGGAGCGCCTGGCCGATGGCTCCGGCTACAGGGTGGTGGTGCACCCGCCGCTGGCCGATTTCCCCGGCGAGAGCGAGGAGGCCGACTGCCTGCGCCTGAACCAGTGGATCGAGGCGGCTATTCGCCGCCACCCGGAGCAGTACCTGTGGGCGCACCGGCGCTTCAAGACCCGTCCCGAGGGCGAGCCCAAGCTCTACAAGCGCGGCAAGTAG
- a CDS encoding patatin-like phospholipase family protein: MSEAVEVSRPVTGLILSGGGARAAYQVGVLGAIADLLGESCRNPFPVIVGTSAGAINAVGLACGALHFASAVRRLTEVWQAFHCGDVYRSDWPGVLRQASRFLGHSLLGMGKDLPVALLDSAPLGELLARELDFSGIAAAVRMRQLRAVAVTAFGYESGQAVTFYQGRATIDPWFRHRRVGVPTRLGLEHLLASAAIPLIFPPVKVNREYFGDGAVRQQAPISPALHLGASRVLVVGVSGNPLGKAANQQVARPRSGLPPTLAQISGHMLNSTFIDSLEGDIELLERLNHMSRLVPSGLHPRGLGLKPVDVLVISPSQPLDQIAARHRHELPKSMRFFLRGPGATRASGAGVLSYLLFEPGYCNELIELGYQDAMAQKGALCRFLGHAEEASEEAPVLSAR, encoded by the coding sequence ATGAGTGAAGCAGTAGAAGTCAGCAGGCCCGTCACCGGGCTGATTCTCTCCGGCGGCGGCGCGCGGGCGGCCTACCAGGTGGGCGTGCTGGGGGCGATCGCCGACCTGCTTGGTGAATCCTGCCGCAACCCTTTCCCGGTCATAGTCGGTACCTCAGCCGGCGCCATCAACGCCGTCGGCCTGGCCTGCGGCGCCCTGCATTTCGCCAGCGCGGTGCGCCGCCTGACCGAGGTCTGGCAAGCCTTCCACTGCGGCGACGTGTATCGCAGCGACTGGCCCGGCGTGCTGCGCCAGGCCAGTCGCTTTCTCGGCCACAGCCTGCTGGGCATGGGCAAGGATCTTCCGGTGGCGCTGCTCGACAGCGCGCCGCTGGGCGAGCTACTGGCCCGCGAGCTGGACTTCTCCGGCATCGCCGCGGCGGTACGCATGCGCCAGCTGCGCGCGGTGGCGGTGACCGCCTTCGGCTACGAGAGCGGCCAGGCAGTGACCTTCTACCAGGGCCGCGCGACCATCGACCCCTGGTTCCGCCATCGCCGCGTCGGCGTACCGACCCGCCTGGGCCTGGAGCATCTGCTGGCCAGTGCGGCGATCCCGCTGATCTTTCCGCCGGTCAAGGTCAACCGCGAGTACTTCGGCGATGGCGCGGTGCGCCAGCAGGCGCCGATCAGCCCGGCGCTGCACCTGGGCGCCAGCCGCGTGCTGGTGGTGGGGGTGAGCGGCAACCCGCTGGGCAAGGCTGCCAACCAGCAGGTGGCACGTCCGCGCAGCGGCCTGCCGCCGACCCTGGCACAGATCAGCGGGCACATGCTCAACAGCACCTTCATCGACAGCCTGGAGGGCGACATCGAGCTGCTCGAACGGCTCAACCACATGAGCCGCCTGGTGCCCTCGGGCCTGCATCCGCGCGGCCTGGGCCTGAAGCCGGTGGACGTGCTGGTGATCTCGCCGAGCCAGCCGCTGGACCAGATCGCCGCACGCCATCGCCACGAACTGCCCAAGTCCATGCGCTTCTTCCTGCGCGGGCCGGGCGCCACCCGCGCCAGCGGTGCCGGGGTGCTCAGCTACCTGCTGTTCGAGCCTGGCTACTGCAACGAGCTGATCGAGCTGGGCTACCAGGACGCCATGGCGCAGAAGGGCGCGCTGTGCCGCTTCCTCGGCCATGCCGAAGAAGCGAGCGAGGAGGCGCCGGTTCTCTCGGCGCGCTGA
- a CDS encoding pirin family protein: MTQFRQVLTQHIGQSASDGAGVRLTRVIGGAGIERFDPFLMLDEFGSDNPDDYIAGFPPHPHRGFETITYMLEGRMRHEDHLGNVGLLESGGVQWMTAARGIIHSEMPEQQEGVMRGFQLWLNLPAKDKMGDAGYRDYAPQEIPRLTTADGVAVSVIAGRFDDGQQQQDGAVQRPHTEPQLFDLHLPAGSRLAPRLADGQRVLLYVYEGELAVNGHSIGKGRLARLSEAGAIEMGSSSGARVLLIAGTPLNEPIVQYGPFVMNSREEIEQALRDFRDDRLTA, encoded by the coding sequence ATGACCCAGTTCCGCCAAGTTCTCACCCAGCACATCGGCCAGAGCGCCTCGGACGGCGCCGGCGTGCGCCTGACCCGCGTGATCGGCGGTGCCGGCATCGAACGCTTCGATCCCTTCCTGATGCTCGACGAATTCGGCTCGGACAACCCGGACGACTACATCGCCGGCTTCCCGCCGCATCCGCACCGCGGCTTCGAGACCATCACCTACATGCTCGAGGGGCGCATGCGCCACGAGGACCACCTGGGCAACGTCGGCCTGTTGGAAAGCGGCGGCGTGCAGTGGATGACGGCCGCCCGCGGCATCATCCACAGCGAGATGCCGGAGCAGCAGGAAGGCGTGATGCGTGGCTTCCAGCTGTGGCTCAACCTGCCGGCCAAGGACAAGATGGGCGATGCCGGCTACCGCGACTATGCCCCGCAGGAGATCCCGCGCCTGACCACCGCCGATGGCGTGGCCGTCAGCGTGATCGCCGGGCGCTTCGATGACGGCCAGCAGCAGCAGGATGGCGCCGTGCAGCGCCCGCACACCGAGCCACAGCTGTTCGACCTGCACCTGCCGGCCGGCAGCCGCCTGGCGCCGCGCCTGGCCGATGGCCAGCGGGTGCTGCTCTACGTCTACGAGGGCGAGCTGGCGGTCAATGGCCACAGCATCGGCAAGGGCCGCCTGGCGCGGCTGTCGGAGGCCGGCGCCATCGAGATGGGCAGCAGCAGCGGTGCACGGGTGCTGCTGATCGCCGGCACGCCGCTCAACGAGCCGATCGTGCAGTACGGCCCCTTCGTGATGAACAGCCGGGAAGAGATCGAGCAGGCGCTACGCGATTTTCGCGACGACCGCCTGACCGCCTGA
- a CDS encoding VacJ family lipoprotein gives MAKYLFPLALLLAAGLAHGEPATDPDGFTNPMQRLQFNPYLDQREFERSTLNALQVYDPWESWNRRVYHFNYRFDEWVFLPVVEGYRYVTPGFVRSGVSNFFANLGDVPNLLNSLLQFKGKRSLQTSGRLLVNTTIGVAGLWDPATRIGLPKQSEDFGQTLGFYGVPDGPYLVLPILGPSNLRDTGGKVFDFAAESQINYLNVAEVSSDHPEITALRVVDLRHSTAFRYGQTNSPFEYEKLRYVYREARKLQIAE, from the coding sequence GTGGCTAAGTACCTGTTCCCGCTCGCCCTGCTGCTCGCCGCCGGCCTGGCCCACGGCGAACCCGCCACCGATCCGGACGGCTTCACCAATCCCATGCAGCGCCTGCAGTTCAACCCTTACCTGGACCAGCGCGAGTTCGAGCGCTCGACCCTGAACGCACTGCAGGTCTACGACCCCTGGGAGTCGTGGAACCGCCGCGTCTACCACTTCAACTACCGCTTCGACGAGTGGGTGTTCCTACCGGTGGTCGAGGGCTACCGCTACGTCACCCCGGGCTTCGTGCGCAGCGGGGTGAGCAACTTCTTCGCCAACCTGGGCGACGTGCCCAACCTGCTCAACAGCCTGCTGCAGTTCAAGGGCAAGCGCTCGCTGCAGACCAGCGGACGCCTGCTGGTCAACACCACCATCGGCGTGGCCGGCCTGTGGGACCCGGCCACGCGCATCGGCCTGCCCAAGCAAAGCGAGGACTTCGGCCAGACCCTGGGCTTCTACGGCGTCCCCGATGGCCCCTACCTGGTGCTGCCGATCCTCGGCCCGTCCAACCTGCGCGACACCGGCGGCAAGGTGTTCGACTTCGCCGCGGAGAGCCAGATCAACTACCTCAACGTCGCCGAAGTCAGCAGCGATCACCCGGAAATCACCGCCCTGCGCGTGGTGGACCTGCGCCACAGCACCGCCTTCCGCTACGGCCAGACCAACAGCCCGTTCGAGTACGAGAAGCTGCGCTACGTGTACCGCGAGGCGCGCAAGCTGCAGATCGCCGAATAA
- a CDS encoding serine/threonine protein kinase, producing MLRLLTRVALLGQLLSLPATAADLDVASYGFPLANPFEATIAGTPPKLRPQVPGDDDIDQADYSLKLRPEREFELPENFWPVTKLRYRLAQQKGRAPLIFIIAGTGAHYASGKTEELKRLFYGAGYHVVQLSSPTSYDFMSAASRSATPGISRADAEDLYRVMMAVRAQHPKLAVSDYHLTGYSLGALNAAFVSELDERLRSFNFKRVLLLNPPVNLYTSVTNLDRLVQTRVRGVDDQTTYFELVLGKLTRYFEEKGYIDLNEALLYDFQQSGQKLSNEQLAMLIGSSFRFSVSDMAFTADLINRRGLITPPHYPIREGTSLTPFFKRALQCDFDCYIVEQLLPYWRARYDGGSLLQLNDQISLYALQDYLRASTKVAVMHNADDLILGPGDLGFLRRTFGERLTLYPRGGHCGNLNYRVNSDAMLEFFRG from the coding sequence ATGCTCCGTCTACTCACCCGCGTCGCCCTGCTCGGCCAGCTGCTGTCCCTGCCGGCCACGGCCGCCGATCTCGACGTCGCCAGCTACGGCTTCCCGCTGGCCAACCCGTTCGAGGCGACCATCGCCGGCACACCGCCGAAACTGCGCCCGCAGGTGCCCGGCGATGACGACATCGACCAGGCCGACTACAGCCTCAAGCTGCGCCCGGAGCGCGAGTTCGAACTACCGGAAAACTTCTGGCCGGTGACCAAGCTGCGCTACCGCCTGGCCCAGCAGAAAGGCCGCGCGCCGTTGATCTTCATCATCGCCGGCACCGGCGCGCACTACGCCAGCGGCAAGACCGAGGAGCTCAAGCGCCTGTTCTACGGCGCCGGCTACCACGTGGTGCAGCTGTCCTCGCCGACCAGCTACGACTTCATGAGCGCCGCCTCGCGCAGCGCCACCCCCGGCATCTCGCGGGCCGACGCCGAAGACCTGTACCGGGTGATGATGGCCGTGCGCGCCCAGCATCCCAAGCTCGCGGTGAGCGACTACCACCTCACCGGCTACAGCCTCGGCGCGCTCAACGCCGCCTTCGTCAGCGAGCTGGACGAGCGCCTGCGCAGCTTCAACTTCAAGCGCGTGCTGCTGCTCAACCCGCCGGTCAACCTGTACACCTCGGTGACCAACCTGGATCGCCTGGTGCAGACCCGGGTTAGGGGCGTCGACGACCAGACCACCTACTTCGAGCTGGTCCTCGGCAAGCTCACGCGCTACTTCGAGGAGAAGGGCTATATCGACCTGAACGAGGCCCTGCTCTACGACTTCCAGCAGTCCGGGCAGAAGCTCAGCAACGAGCAGCTGGCCATGCTGATCGGCAGCTCGTTCCGCTTTTCCGTCTCCGACATGGCCTTCACCGCCGACCTGATCAACCGTCGCGGCCTGATCACCCCGCCGCACTACCCGATCCGCGAGGGCACCAGCCTCACGCCCTTCTTCAAGCGCGCCCTGCAGTGCGACTTCGACTGCTACATAGTCGAGCAGCTGCTGCCCTACTGGCGCGCCAGGTACGACGGCGGCAGCCTGTTGCAGCTGAACGACCAGATCAGCCTGTACGCCCTGCAGGACTACCTCAGGGCCAGCACCAAGGTCGCCGTAATGCACAACGCCGACGACCTGATCCTCGGCCCCGGCGACCTCGGCTTCCTGCGGCGCACCTTCGGCGAGCGCCTGACCCTGTACCCGCGCGGCGGGCACTGCGGCAACCTCAACTACCGCGTCAACAGCGACGCCATGCTGGAGTTCTTCCGTGGCTAA
- a CDS encoding beta (1-6) glucans synthase, with translation MKSDSRLLLVTYLIALLLAVGALAAGWYWIGRPLPLADAATPTHKLQCASYTPFAKDQSPFQQPFVLRPERVDADLALLAQRFTCIRTYSQIGLEALPELARKHGLKMLAGAWISANPVDSEKEVAALISAANAYPDVIEAVIVGNEVLLRKEATEAQLVALIERVRAAVAQPVTYADVWEFWIKHPRMAPAVDFLTIHLLPYWEDEPTGIDAALAQVANVRRAFGSAYAPKDILIGETGWPSEGRQRETALPSRVNEALFIRGFVKLAEDNGWRYNLIEAFDQPWKRDSEGAVGGFWGLYDADRQDKGILAGPVSNLPHWPLWLGASGLLLLAALCLAGRPASPRAALLLPFAAALGAACSLGWTELALVTSRYWGEWLWAAALLGLNLIVLAHAVLALSARHGWRQRAFAWLEARAGWWLAAAGFAGAVLMLALVFDARYRSFPSLALLLPALVYLCRPVQGPRREVALLAAIIGAGIAPQLYQEGPHNLQAISWAVTSALLLAALWRSLRHSRRQA, from the coding sequence ATGAAGTCCGACTCGCGCCTGCTCCTCGTTACCTACCTCATCGCCCTGCTCCTCGCCGTCGGTGCCCTGGCCGCCGGCTGGTACTGGATCGGCCGGCCGCTGCCACTGGCCGACGCGGCGACGCCCACGCACAAGCTGCAATGCGCCTCCTACACGCCGTTCGCCAAGGATCAGTCGCCCTTCCAGCAACCTTTCGTGCTGCGTCCCGAGCGGGTCGACGCCGACCTGGCACTGCTCGCCCAGCGTTTCACCTGCATCCGCACCTACTCGCAGATCGGCCTGGAGGCGCTGCCCGAACTGGCGCGCAAGCACGGCCTGAAGATGCTGGCCGGGGCCTGGATCAGCGCCAACCCGGTGGACAGCGAGAAGGAAGTCGCCGCGCTGATCAGCGCCGCCAACGCCTACCCGGACGTGATCGAGGCGGTCATCGTCGGCAACGAGGTGCTGCTGCGCAAGGAAGCCACCGAGGCGCAACTGGTGGCGCTGATCGAACGGGTCAGGGCCGCCGTGGCGCAGCCGGTGACCTACGCCGATGTCTGGGAGTTCTGGATCAAGCACCCGCGGATGGCACCGGCGGTGGACTTCCTCACTATCCACCTGCTGCCCTACTGGGAAGACGAACCCACCGGTATCGACGCCGCCCTGGCCCAGGTCGCCAACGTGCGCCGCGCCTTCGGCAGCGCCTACGCGCCCAAGGACATCCTGATCGGTGAAACCGGCTGGCCCAGCGAGGGCCGCCAGCGCGAGACCGCCCTGCCGAGCCGGGTCAATGAAGCGCTGTTCATTCGCGGCTTCGTCAAGCTGGCCGAGGACAACGGCTGGCGCTACAACCTGATCGAAGCCTTCGACCAGCCCTGGAAGCGCGACAGCGAGGGTGCTGTCGGCGGCTTCTGGGGCCTGTACGATGCCGACCGGCAGGACAAGGGCATCCTCGCCGGCCCGGTGTCCAACCTGCCGCACTGGCCGCTGTGGCTGGGCGCCAGCGGCCTGCTGCTGCTCGCCGCGCTGTGCCTGGCCGGGCGCCCGGCCAGCCCCCGCGCCGCCCTGCTGCTGCCATTCGCGGCCGCCCTCGGCGCCGCCTGCAGCCTCGGCTGGACCGAGCTGGCGCTGGTCACCAGCCGCTACTGGGGTGAATGGCTGTGGGCCGCCGCCCTGCTGGGCCTGAACCTGATCGTCCTGGCGCATGCCGTGCTGGCCCTGTCGGCCCGCCACGGCTGGCGCCAGCGCGCCTTCGCCTGGCTGGAGGCACGCGCCGGCTGGTGGCTGGCGGCGGCCGGCTTCGCCGGCGCGGTGCTGATGCTGGCCCTGGTGTTCGACGCCCGCTACCGCAGCTTCCCCAGCCTCGCCCTGCTGCTGCCGGCGCTGGTCTACCTGTGCCGCCCGGTACAGGGCCCGCGCCGCGAGGTCGCCCTGCTGGCGGCCATCATCGGCGCCGGCATCGCCCCGCAGCTGTACCAGGAAGGCCCGCACAACCTGCAGGCCATCAGCTGGGCGGTGACCAGCGCCCTGCTGCTCGCCGCCCTGTGGCGCAGCCTGCGCCACTCGCGCCGTCAGGCCTGA
- a CDS encoding DUF2061 domain-containing protein, with the protein MLKTVTFTLMHFCIAFAVAYALTGSVAVGGLVAAVEPLCNSVGFYFHEKIWRRFEKKGQGSAIPRYAWLHHHA; encoded by the coding sequence ATGCTCAAGACCGTAACCTTCACCCTCATGCACTTCTGCATCGCCTTCGCCGTCGCCTATGCGCTGACCGGCAGCGTGGCCGTGGGTGGCCTGGTGGCGGCGGTGGAGCCGCTGTGCAACTCGGTGGGTTTCTACTTCCACGAGAAAATCTGGCGGCGCTTCGAGAAGAAGGGTCAGGGCAGCGCCATCCCCAGGTACGCCTGGCTGCATCACCACGCCTGA
- a CDS encoding DUF485 domain-containing protein — translation MNDSVYKRIEQNPRFQELVAKRDRFAWTLSAIMLGLYVAFILLIAFEPQLLGTRISPEGTTTWGIPLGIGLILSAFVLTGIYVKRANGEFDSLNQEILDEVQK, via the coding sequence ATGAACGACAGCGTCTACAAGCGGATCGAGCAGAATCCGCGCTTCCAGGAACTGGTCGCCAAGCGCGACAGGTTCGCCTGGACCCTCTCTGCCATCATGCTCGGCCTGTACGTGGCCTTCATCCTGCTGATCGCCTTCGAGCCGCAGCTGCTCGGCACGCGCATCAGTCCGGAAGGCACCACGACCTGGGGTATCCCCTTGGGCATCGGCCTGATCCTGTCGGCCTTCGTGCTGACCGGCATCTACGTCAAGCGCGCCAACGGCGAGTTCGACAGCCTGAACCAGGAAATCCTCGACGAGGTGCAGAAATGA
- a CDS encoding cation acetate symporter, whose translation MIARILTSLGLLAASPALWAAGALEGEVQRQPLNISAIVMFVAFVAFTMFITYWASKRSKSASDFYTAGGSITGFQNGLAIAGDYMSAASFLGISALVFASGYDGLIYSIGFLVGWPVILFLIAERLRNLGKYTFADVASYRLKQTEIRTLSASGSLVVVAFYLIAQMVGAGKLIELLFGLDYHVAVILVGILMVCYVLFGGMLATTWVQIIKAVLLLSGASFMALMVMKHVGFDFGTLFSEAVKAHPKGEAIMSPGGLVKDPISAISLGLALMFGTAGLPHILMRFFTVADAKEARKSVFYATGFIGYFYILTFIIGFGAILLVGTNPQFKDATGALLGGNNMAAVHLADAVGGSLFLGFISAVAFATILAVVAGLTLAGASAVSHDLYASVIKKGKANEKDELRVSKITTVALGVLAIGLGILFEKQNIAFMVGLAFSIAASCNFPVLILSMYWKKLTTRGAMIGGWLGLVTAVTLTVLGPTVWVQILGNATPVYPYEYPALFSILVAFIGIWFFSITDKSAAADEERARFYPQFVRSQTGLGASGAVAH comes from the coding sequence ATGATCGCCCGCATCCTTACCTCCCTGGGCCTGCTGGCCGCCTCGCCGGCCCTGTGGGCCGCCGGCGCGCTGGAAGGCGAAGTGCAGCGCCAGCCGCTGAACATCTCGGCCATCGTGATGTTCGTGGCCTTCGTCGCCTTCACCATGTTCATCACCTACTGGGCCTCCAAGCGCAGCAAGTCGGCCTCCGACTTCTACACCGCCGGTGGCAGTATCACCGGCTTCCAGAACGGCCTGGCGATCGCCGGTGACTACATGTCGGCGGCCTCCTTCCTGGGTATCTCCGCCCTGGTGTTCGCTTCCGGCTACGACGGCCTGATCTATTCCATCGGCTTCCTGGTCGGCTGGCCGGTGATCCTGTTCCTGATCGCCGAACGCCTGCGCAACCTCGGCAAGTACACCTTCGCCGACGTGGCCTCCTACCGCCTCAAGCAGACGGAAATCCGCACCCTGTCGGCCAGCGGCTCGCTGGTGGTGGTGGCCTTCTACCTGATCGCGCAGATGGTCGGTGCCGGCAAGCTGATCGAGCTGCTGTTCGGCCTGGACTACCATGTCGCGGTGATCCTGGTCGGCATCCTGATGGTCTGCTACGTGCTGTTCGGCGGCATGCTGGCTACCACCTGGGTACAGATCATCAAGGCCGTGCTGCTGCTGTCCGGCGCCTCCTTCATGGCGCTGATGGTGATGAAGCACGTGGGCTTCGACTTCGGCACCCTGTTCAGCGAAGCGGTCAAGGCCCACCCGAAAGGCGAGGCGATCATGAGCCCCGGCGGCCTGGTCAAGGACCCGATTTCGGCCATCTCCCTGGGCCTGGCGCTGATGTTCGGCACCGCCGGTCTGCCGCATATCCTGATGCGCTTCTTCACCGTCGCCGACGCCAAGGAAGCCCGCAAGTCGGTGTTCTACGCCACCGGTTTCATCGGCTACTTCTACATCCTGACCTTCATCATCGGTTTCGGCGCCATCCTCCTGGTCGGCACCAATCCGCAGTTCAAGGACGCCACCGGCGCCCTGCTGGGCGGCAACAACATGGCGGCGGTGCACCTGGCCGATGCCGTCGGTGGCAGCCTGTTCCTCGGCTTCATCTCGGCCGTGGCCTTCGCCACCATCCTCGCGGTGGTCGCCGGCCTGACCCTGGCCGGTGCCTCGGCGGTGTCCCACGACCTCTACGCCAGCGTGATCAAGAAGGGCAAGGCCAACGAGAAGGATGAGCTGCGCGTGTCGAAGATCACCACCGTGGCCCTGGGTGTGCTGGCCATCGGCCTGGGCATCCTGTTCGAGAAGCAGAACATCGCCTTCATGGTCGGCCTGGCCTTCTCCATCGCCGCCAGCTGCAACTTCCCGGTGCTGATCCTCTCCATGTACTGGAAGAAGCTGACCACCCGTGGCGCCATGATCGGCGGCTGGCTGGGCCTGGTGACCGCCGTCACCCTGACCGTGCTCGGCCCGACCGTGTGGGTGCAGATCCTCGGCAACGCCACCCCGGTCTACCCCTACGAGTATCCGGCGCTGTTCTCCATCCTGGTGGCCTTCATCGGTATCTGGTTCTTCTCGATCACCGACAAGTCCGCCGCGGCCGACGAGGAGCGTGCACGCTTCTACCCGCAGTTCGTCCGCTCGCAGACCGGCCTCGGCGCCAGTGGCGCGGTCGCCCACTGA
- a CDS encoding RBBP9/YdeN family alpha/beta hydrolase, with amino-acid sequence MDAADKAMDTTFLIIPGYGDSGTEHWQSRWQRQDPRFRRVEQRDWWNPLCEDWVATLEAAVVASGPNTVLVAHSLGCGLVAHWAAQTRQPIRAAMLVAPPDPEGPAAELNIRGFVPVPDLPLAFPSLVVASSDDPYGSLEHAHGAALRWGSRWHNLGACGHINGDSGLGDWPEGRALLDSLLEGIAPGMIRKKGAIPDPD; translated from the coding sequence ATCGACGCGGCAGACAAGGCAATGGATACGACCTTTCTGATCATCCCCGGCTACGGCGACTCCGGGACCGAGCACTGGCAGAGCCGCTGGCAGCGGCAGGATCCGCGCTTTCGCCGGGTCGAGCAACGCGACTGGTGGAACCCATTGTGCGAGGACTGGGTGGCGACCCTGGAGGCGGCAGTGGTTGCCAGCGGCCCGAACACCGTGCTGGTCGCCCATAGCCTGGGCTGCGGGCTGGTGGCGCACTGGGCGGCGCAGACTCGCCAGCCCATCCGCGCCGCCATGCTGGTGGCTCCTCCCGATCCAGAAGGTCCGGCTGCCGAGCTGAATATCCGTGGTTTCGTGCCGGTGCCCGACCTGCCGCTGGCCTTCCCCAGCCTGGTGGTGGCCAGCAGCGACGATCCCTACGGCAGCCTGGAGCATGCCCATGGCGCCGCCCTGCGCTGGGGCAGTCGCTGGCACAACCTTGGCGCGTGCGGCCATATCAACGGCGACAGCGGCCTGGGCGACTGGCCCGAGGGCCGGGCATTGCTGGATTCCCTGCTGGAGGGAATCGCCCCAGGGATGATTCGTAAGAAGGGCGCAATTCCAGATCCTGATTGA